One window of Chryseobacterium sp. JJR-5R genomic DNA carries:
- a CDS encoding patatin-like phospholipase family protein: MKKLLVLLFAFQILLIHSQVKNDLKIPNNPRIGLSLAGGGAKGFSHVGVLKVLDSLGVKVDYISGTSMGAIVGGLYASGYSGKEIEKIVMDTDFYSLILDPKTTRQETTFFNKSVDKYLLSIPLKNGKITLPSSISTGQKNVYLLKELFKNVSNINDFSKLPIPFMCIATNLESGNMEIFEKGDLVQSIMASSAFPSLMDPVKIGDSIYIDGAMTVNYPSKPLKDKGIDIVIGVDLNQDLSKREDLNSIVAILNQVIDFGIKKDTRRQYKYTDINIKPDLKGMTATSYDDKKKILDSGYAEGLKYAEILNELPKRPFDRLRQHINPIYSNVYKIDSVSIEGGRIYGENYVLGKMGLRLPSLQTYGSINKKIDKLVATNNYKFINYDIVTENNANYLKLYVTEDNSRHFVKFGLHYDEIFKTGLLLNYSAKRLLFRNSNLSLDVIVGDKPRYYLNYFIDNGYIPGVGIYSSGMSFDLRDADNNNTEKWMWLRNEVYIQSIWKDKFAVGGGISNDYFEAESNGTNKRYNRFLNPYIFLKSDTQDDKDFPTRGIYINAEGKVIDLLKSEVDKRLVQVKADIRINFPVTRQFAYRLNLYGGITIGENLPQFYQYSLGGIFEQNLVNFRSFSGFYFGQLSTNNVILISNDVQFKFSKNYFISGNFSLANLSDDISFEDAVKLNYSSVGLTAGYKSPFGQIKINFSHSLKNNQKGIFSVILGHWF; encoded by the coding sequence ATGAAAAAGCTCCTGGTCCTTTTATTTGCATTTCAAATACTTTTGATTCATTCTCAGGTAAAGAACGACCTGAAGATCCCAAATAATCCAAGGATCGGACTTTCACTTGCCGGTGGCGGAGCTAAAGGATTTTCCCATGTAGGCGTACTTAAAGTGCTGGATTCTTTAGGCGTAAAAGTAGATTACATTTCCGGGACGAGTATGGGCGCTATCGTCGGCGGCTTGTATGCTTCAGGATATTCCGGAAAGGAAATCGAGAAAATCGTCATGGATACAGATTTTTATTCTTTAATCCTGGATCCTAAAACGACCCGGCAGGAAACCACATTTTTTAATAAGTCCGTAGACAAATATCTTTTATCAATCCCTCTTAAAAACGGAAAGATTACCCTTCCCTCTTCCATCAGTACCGGACAGAAAAATGTTTACTTACTGAAAGAGCTTTTTAAAAATGTTTCCAATATTAATGATTTCTCAAAGCTCCCTATTCCATTCATGTGCATAGCCACCAATCTCGAAAGCGGGAACATGGAAATTTTTGAGAAAGGAGACCTCGTACAGTCTATTATGGCAAGCTCTGCCTTTCCTTCATTAATGGATCCCGTAAAGATCGGGGACAGTATTTATATTGACGGGGCCATGACGGTAAATTATCCTTCAAAACCGTTAAAGGATAAAGGTATTGATATTGTAATCGGTGTGGACCTTAACCAGGACCTTTCAAAACGGGAAGACCTGAACAGCATTGTGGCCATATTAAATCAGGTCATTGATTTCGGGATTAAAAAAGATACCCGCAGACAATATAAATATACTGACATCAATATCAAGCCGGATCTGAAAGGGATGACTGCCACAAGCTATGATGACAAGAAAAAAATTCTCGACAGCGGATATGCCGAAGGCCTTAAATATGCAGAGATCCTGAATGAACTCCCCAAACGGCCCTTTGACCGTCTCAGGCAGCATATAAACCCGATTTATTCCAACGTCTATAAGATAGACAGTGTTTCTATAGAAGGCGGACGGATTTACGGTGAAAATTATGTCCTAGGAAAAATGGGACTACGCCTGCCTTCCCTTCAGACCTATGGAAGCATCAACAAAAAAATAGATAAGCTTGTTGCCACCAATAATTATAAATTCATCAACTATGACATCGTTACGGAAAATAATGCCAATTATCTTAAGCTCTATGTCACCGAAGATAATTCCAGGCATTTCGTTAAATTCGGTCTGCATTATGACGAAATTTTCAAAACCGGCCTGCTGCTGAATTATTCAGCTAAAAGGCTTTTGTTCAGAAATTCCAACCTTTCCCTGGATGTCATTGTAGGAGATAAACCTAGGTATTACCTAAATTATTTCATCGACAACGGCTATATTCCGGGTGTCGGAATCTATTCTTCCGGAATGAGCTTTGACCTGCGGGATGCCGATAATAACAATACTGAAAAATGGATGTGGCTGAGGAATGAGGTCTACATCCAATCCATATGGAAAGATAAGTTTGCTGTCGGCGGCGGGATCAGTAATGATTACTTTGAAGCAGAATCCAATGGCACCAATAAGCGATATAACCGTTTTTTAAATCCTTATATTTTCCTTAAAAGTGATACACAGGATGATAAGGACTTCCCTACCCGCGGAATCTATATTAATGCTGAAGGGAAAGTAATCGATCTTTTAAAGTCTGAAGTTGACAAAAGACTGGTACAGGTGAAAGCGGATATCAGGATCAATTTTCCTGTTACCAGACAGTTTGCCTATCGCCTTAACCTGTATGGCGGAATTACCATCGGAGAAAACCTTCCCCAATTTTACCAATACAGTCTGGGAGGAATTTTTGAACAGAATCTGGTTAATTTCAGGAGCTTCTCCGGATTTTATTTCGGGCAGCTCAGTACCAATAATGTGATCCTGATTTCAAACGATGTACAGTTTAAATTCAGCAAAAATTATTTTATCAGCGGAAACTTTTCTTTAGCCAATCTGTCTGATGATATCAGTTTTGAAGATGCCGTAAAGCTGAATTACAGTTCAGTCGGATTAACGGCAGGATACAAATCTCCTTTCGGGCAGATCAAGATCAACTTCAGTCACTCACTTAAAAATAACCAAAAAGGCATATTCAGTGTCATTCTGGGACACTGGTTTTAA
- the ybeY gene encoding rRNA maturation RNase YbeY, with protein MIQFFYENVPESVSTGYTAWLEDIIISEGKKPGDINYIFCDDEYLLKVNQDYLQHDYYTDIITFDYVKGKTISGEIFVSLQRISDNASTLLKDYEEELRRVLAHGILHLSGYKDKTQQEEMIMRSKEDFYLAKYEH; from the coding sequence ATGATACAATTTTTTTATGAAAACGTACCGGAATCTGTAAGCACAGGGTACACGGCATGGCTGGAAGATATTATTATTTCAGAAGGAAAAAAACCCGGGGATATCAATTATATATTCTGTGATGACGAATATTTATTGAAGGTAAACCAGGACTATTTACAGCATGATTACTATACAGACATCATTACCTTCGACTATGTAAAAGGCAAGACGATAAGCGGAGAGATTTTTGTATCTTTGCAGCGCATTTCAGATAATGCTTCTACCCTGCTCAAGGATTACGAAGAAGAACTCAGAAGAGTTTTGGCCCACGGAATCCTTCATCTTTCCGGATATAAGGATAAGACACAGCAAGAAGAAATGATAATGCGAAGCAAAGAAGATTTTTATTTAGCAAAATATGAGCATTAA
- the mnmG gene encoding tRNA uridine-5-carboxymethylaminomethyl(34) synthesis enzyme MnmG — MISETYDVIVVGAGHAGCEAAAAAANLGSKTLLVTMNMQTIGQMSCNPAMGGIAKGQIVREIDAMGGYSGIIADKSAIQFKMLNLSKGPAMWSPRTQNDRMLFAEEWRLALENTPNLDFFQDMVKQLIIENNKVAGVVTSLGIEIKAHSVVLTNGTFLNGLIHVGDKQLGGGRMGEPRAFGITEQLVSLGFEAGRMKTGTPPRVDGRSLDYSKMEEQKGDENPQKFSYLDTPVLTRQLSCHIVYTNEAVHDILREGFDRSPMFNGTIQSLGPRYCPSIEDKINRFAERNRHQLFVEPEGWKTVEIYVNGFSSSLPEDVQVKAMKHIPGFENVKVFRPGYAIEYDYFPPTQLKHTLETKLIEHLYFAGQINGTTGYEEAAGQGLMAGINAHNKVHQKDEFILNRDEAYIGVLIDDLITKGTEEPYRMFTSRAEYRLLLRQDNADIRLTRKSFELGLAKEERLEKVEQKVAHSEELESFLRETSLKPGMINPILDSIESSPVDQAYRASQILTRPNMTLEKLESIEAIKEKASQYSNEVKEQAEINIKYKGYIEKEKENVAKLNRLENIKIPEDFEYAKISSLSAEARQKMTNVKPKTIAQAGRISGVSPADINVLLVYLGR; from the coding sequence ATGATTTCAGAAACATATGATGTAATAGTGGTGGGAGCCGGACATGCAGGATGTGAAGCAGCAGCTGCCGCAGCCAACCTGGGTTCTAAGACACTTCTGGTTACCATGAATATGCAGACCATCGGACAGATGAGCTGCAACCCTGCAATGGGAGGAATTGCTAAAGGACAGATTGTACGGGAGATTGATGCAATGGGAGGCTACTCAGGAATTATTGCCGATAAATCTGCCATCCAGTTTAAGATGCTTAACCTTTCCAAAGGCCCTGCCATGTGGTCTCCGAGAACACAAAATGACAGGATGCTTTTTGCAGAAGAATGGCGTCTTGCCTTGGAGAATACGCCCAATCTTGATTTCTTTCAGGATATGGTAAAGCAGCTTATTATAGAAAACAATAAAGTTGCAGGTGTAGTTACTTCTTTAGGAATCGAGATAAAAGCCCATTCTGTTGTTCTGACGAACGGTACTTTCCTGAACGGATTAATCCATGTAGGAGACAAACAATTGGGCGGCGGAAGAATGGGTGAACCAAGAGCTTTCGGAATTACAGAGCAGTTGGTTTCTTTAGGTTTTGAAGCAGGCAGAATGAAAACCGGTACTCCACCGAGAGTGGATGGAAGAAGCCTGGATTATTCTAAAATGGAAGAACAGAAAGGAGATGAAAATCCTCAAAAATTCAGCTACTTAGATACCCCTGTATTAACCAGACAATTAAGTTGTCATATTGTTTATACTAATGAAGCCGTACACGATATTTTGCGTGAAGGTTTTGACAGAAGCCCGATGTTCAACGGAACAATCCAAAGCTTAGGACCGAGATACTGCCCGAGTATTGAAGATAAAATCAACCGTTTTGCAGAGCGGAACAGGCATCAGCTTTTTGTGGAACCTGAAGGTTGGAAAACCGTAGAGATCTATGTTAACGGATTCAGTTCCTCATTACCGGAAGATGTACAGGTTAAAGCCATGAAACACATTCCAGGATTTGAGAATGTAAAAGTATTCCGTCCAGGCTATGCCATTGAATATGACTACTTCCCCCCTACCCAGCTAAAACATACTTTAGAGACAAAGCTGATTGAACATTTATATTTTGCAGGGCAGATCAACGGTACTACCGGTTATGAAGAAGCAGCAGGACAAGGGCTGATGGCAGGAATCAATGCGCACAATAAAGTTCATCAGAAAGATGAGTTTATCTTAAACAGAGATGAAGCATATATTGGAGTTCTTATTGATGACCTGATTACAAAAGGAACGGAAGAGCCGTACCGGATGTTTACTTCAAGAGCAGAATACAGGCTTCTTCTTAGACAGGATAATGCAGATATCAGATTGACCCGGAAATCTTTTGAGTTAGGCTTAGCAAAAGAGGAAAGACTGGAAAAAGTTGAACAGAAAGTAGCTCATAGTGAAGAACTTGAAAGCTTTCTTCGCGAAACTTCTTTAAAGCCGGGAATGATTAACCCGATACTGGACAGTATTGAAAGCAGTCCTGTAGATCAGGCATACAGAGCATCACAGATTCTTACAAGACCCAATATGACCCTTGAAAAACTGGAAAGTATTGAGGCTATTAAAGAAAAAGCATCCCAATACAGTAATGAAGTGAAAGAACAGGCTGAAATCAACATTAAGTATAAAGGATACATAGAAAAGGAAAAGGAAAACGTAGCCAAACTGAACCGTCTTGAAAATATCAAGATTCCGGAGGATTTTGAATATGCTAAAATTTCCAGCCTTTCTGCAGAAGCAAGACAGAAAATGACCAATGTAAAACCTAAGACCATTGCACAGGCCGGAAGAATAAGTGGCGTTTCTCCTGCTGATATTAATGTTTTGCTGGTCTATCTAGGAAGATAA
- a CDS encoding class I SAM-dependent methyltransferase, whose translation MKIKDHFLSQEIFEIKETDTQGIFKTSPIPSNISRYYESEDYISHHQDSGSLKEKLYKFLQSFNLQYKKTILLDRIKKGAKVLDYGCGAGEFVKYIENDFETFGFEPDADARKAAQNKISKAAILDDINLIQDKSLDAITLWHVFEHIENQDEMLEIFNRKLKDKGLLIIAVPNPTSYDARHYREYWAAYDVPRHIYHFSKKGMENLISKKPNWKMRKIKPLILDSYYISMLSEKYKKSSLFWIKAIIYGTISNVNALSSNEFSSLIYVIEKK comes from the coding sequence ATGAAAATTAAAGATCATTTTCTTTCTCAGGAAATATTTGAAATTAAAGAAACCGATACACAGGGTATTTTTAAGACCTCTCCTATTCCATCCAATATTTCCAGATATTATGAAAGCGAAGATTATATTTCTCATCACCAGGATTCAGGAAGTTTAAAGGAAAAGCTGTATAAATTCCTGCAGTCTTTTAACCTGCAGTATAAAAAGACGATCCTATTGGACAGAATAAAAAAAGGAGCTAAAGTGTTGGATTACGGTTGCGGTGCAGGAGAATTTGTAAAGTATATTGAGAATGATTTTGAAACATTTGGGTTTGAACCAGATGCTGATGCAAGGAAAGCAGCGCAGAATAAAATTTCCAAGGCAGCTATTTTAGATGATATTAATCTTATTCAGGATAAAAGCCTGGATGCCATAACCTTATGGCATGTTTTTGAGCACATTGAAAACCAGGATGAAATGCTTGAAATATTTAACAGGAAATTAAAAGATAAAGGATTGCTGATTATTGCAGTGCCCAATCCCACGTCATATGATGCCAGACATTACAGGGAATATTGGGCAGCCTACGATGTACCTCGGCATATCTATCATTTTTCAAAAAAAGGAATGGAAAACTTAATTTCCAAAAAACCGAACTGGAAAATGAGAAAAATCAAGCCTCTGATTTTAGATTCTTATTATATCTCCATGTTGAGCGAAAAATATAAAAAATCTTCCCTTTTTTGGATAAAAGCAATCATTTACGGAACCATTTCTAATGTAAATGCCCTTTCTTCGAACGAATTTTCAAGTTTGATATATGTTATCGAAAAAAAGTAG